The Sphingomonas telluris genome includes a window with the following:
- a CDS encoding SUF system Fe-S cluster assembly protein yields the protein MNEERKIETEEVEAVSPPPRARVTETFERKRDYLTGFLSGATKPVDEPASNEDLKESVVEALKSVYDPEIPVDIYELGLIYDIDISEDGDAVVTMTLTTPHCPVAESLPNEVELRVLSVPGIRDAEVKLVWDPPWDPSKMSDEARLELGML from the coding sequence ATGAACGAGGAACGGAAGATCGAGACGGAAGAGGTCGAGGCGGTGAGCCCGCCGCCGCGCGCCCGCGTCACCGAGACGTTCGAGCGCAAGCGCGACTATCTCACCGGCTTTCTGTCCGGCGCGACCAAGCCGGTCGACGAGCCCGCATCGAACGAAGACCTGAAGGAGTCCGTCGTCGAGGCACTGAAGTCTGTCTACGACCCCGAAATCCCGGTCGACATCTATGAGCTCGGCCTCATCTACGACATCGACATCAGCGAAGATGGAGACGCCGTTGTCACCATGACGCTGACGACGCCGCACTGCCCGGTCGCGGAATCGCTTCCGAACGAAGTCGAGCTCCGCGTCCTTTCGGTGCCCGGCATCCGCGATGCCGAGGTGAAGCTGGTTTGGGATCCGCCGTGGGACCCGTCGAAGATGAGCGACGAGGCCCGGCTGGAGTTGGGAATGCTATGA
- a CDS encoding HesB/IscA family protein yields the protein MNKEVKVRARPAAITLTSAAHDRIAELMSRAPEGAIGVKLSTPRRGCSGLAYSVDYVTEANPLDEKIDTPGGTFYVDGGSVLYLIGSVMDWREDDFAAGFVFENPNAKGACGCGESFTV from the coding sequence ATGAATAAGGAAGTGAAAGTCCGCGCGCGTCCGGCCGCGATCACCCTGACCTCGGCTGCGCACGACCGCATCGCCGAGCTGATGAGCCGCGCGCCGGAAGGCGCGATCGGCGTTAAGCTGTCGACACCGCGCCGCGGCTGCTCCGGCCTCGCTTACTCGGTCGACTACGTCACCGAGGCGAACCCGCTCGACGAGAAGATCGACACTCCGGGCGGCACGTTCTACGTCGACGGCGGGTCGGTGCTCTATCTGATCGGATCGGTCATGGACTGGCGGGAGGACGACTTTGCTGCCGGCTTCGTGTTCGAAAATCCGAATGCGAAGGGCGCCTGCGGCTGCGGCGAGAGCTTCACCGTCTAA
- the sufB gene encoding Fe-S cluster assembly protein SufB produces MTEQTTVRNREAHEAAEKLATYEWGFTSDIEQEFAPKGLSEETVRFISAKKNEPEWMLGWRLKAYRSWLEMEEVSWAKLDIPEIDYQDAYYYAAPKQKPKLASLDELDPEIRRTYEKLGIPLEEQKVLAGVEGAPRVAVDAVFDSVSVATTFREELKKAGVIFLSISEAIREYPELIQKYLGSVVPQRDNYFACLNSAVFSDGTFVYIPEGVRCPMELSTYFRINAENTGQFERTLIVADKGSYVSYLEGCTAPMRDENQLHAAVVEIFAHEDAEVKYSTVQNWYPGDAEGKGGIFNFVTKRALCSGARSKVSWTQVETGSAITWKYPSCILKGEGSVGEFYSVALTNNRQQADTGTKMVHIGANTRSTIVSKGISAGKSNNTYRGLVRVLPNAENVRNFTQCDSLLLGDKCGAHTVPYIEVKNPTATIEHEATTSKISEDQLFYAMSRGLDQEAAVALIVNGFAREVLKQLPMEFAVEAQKLLGISLEGSVG; encoded by the coding sequence ATGACCGAGCAGACCACCGTCCGCAACCGCGAGGCGCATGAAGCCGCCGAGAAGCTCGCCACCTACGAGTGGGGCTTCACCAGCGACATCGAGCAGGAGTTCGCGCCCAAGGGTCTCAGCGAGGAAACCGTCCGTTTCATCTCGGCCAAGAAGAACGAGCCCGAATGGATGCTCGGCTGGCGGCTCAAGGCCTATCGCTCTTGGCTCGAGATGGAGGAGGTCAGCTGGGCCAAGCTCGACATCCCCGAAATCGATTACCAGGACGCTTATTATTACGCGGCGCCGAAGCAGAAGCCGAAGCTGGCCTCGCTCGACGAACTCGATCCGGAAATCCGCCGCACCTACGAGAAGCTGGGCATTCCGCTGGAGGAACAGAAGGTGCTCGCCGGCGTCGAGGGTGCACCCCGCGTTGCGGTCGATGCCGTGTTCGACAGCGTATCCGTCGCCACCACCTTCCGCGAGGAGCTGAAGAAGGCGGGCGTCATATTCCTCAGCATCAGCGAAGCCATCCGCGAATATCCGGAGCTGATCCAGAAATATCTCGGTTCGGTCGTCCCGCAGCGCGACAATTACTTCGCCTGCCTCAACAGCGCGGTCTTTTCGGACGGCACCTTCGTCTACATTCCCGAAGGCGTCCGCTGCCCGATGGAGCTTTCGACCTATTTCCGCATCAATGCGGAGAACACGGGCCAGTTCGAGCGCACTTTGATCGTCGCGGACAAGGGCAGCTACGTTTCCTACCTCGAAGGCTGCACGGCGCCGATGCGCGACGAAAACCAGCTGCACGCCGCCGTGGTCGAAATCTTCGCGCACGAAGACGCCGAGGTGAAATACTCAACCGTCCAGAACTGGTATCCGGGCGATGCCGAGGGCAAGGGCGGCATCTTCAACTTCGTCACCAAGCGGGCGCTATGCAGCGGCGCGCGGTCGAAGGTCAGCTGGACGCAGGTCGAGACGGGATCCGCGATCACCTGGAAATATCCGAGCTGCATCCTGAAGGGCGAAGGCAGCGTCGGCGAATTCTATTCGGTCGCGCTGACCAACAACCGCCAGCAGGCCGACACCGGCACCAAGATGGTGCACATCGGCGCCAACACGCGCTCGACCATCGTTTCGAAGGGCATCAGCGCAGGCAAGTCGAACAACACCTATCGCGGGCTGGTCCGCGTGCTCCCGAACGCCGAGAACGTGCGCAACTTCACCCAGTGCGACAGCCTGCTGCTCGGCGACAAGTGCGGCGCGCACACGGTGCCGTACATTGAAGTGAAGAACCCGACCGCGACGATCGAGCACGAAGCGACCACGTCGAAGATCAGCGAGGACCAGCTCTTCTACGCGATGAGCCGCGGTCTGGATCAGGAAGCGGCGGTCGCTCTCATCGTCAACGGCTTCGCCCGCGAGGTGCTGAAGCAGCTGCCGATGGAGTTCGCGGTCGAGGCTCAGAAGCTGCTCGGAATTAGTTTGGAAGGCTCAGTCGGATGA
- a CDS encoding quinone-dependent dihydroorotate dehydrogenase, translated as MSLYSLVRPLAFALDAERAHRLTIAALRSAPKQKAPRFLPSLRSTVAGIEFPSPVGLAAGFDKDAEVPEQMLGLGFGFVEVGTLTPKPQAGNPKPRLFRLVEDRAVINRMGFNNGGQADAFKRLEKCTHVHGVIGVNVGANKDSPDRIADYAVGVRRMSAVARYVTINISSPNTPGLRGLQDEGALRELLAAVEEVRADKPIFLKVAPDLEDGDPQRIVKAALDHHIDALIVANTTVSRPQLRSRHAGEQGGLSGAPLKSLGLDALRAFRAASGGEIPLIGVGGIETVDDAWERIRAGASLIQLYSAMVYEGPGLALRIADGLAERLEREGMSHISEAVGSAA; from the coding sequence GTGTCCCTCTACTCCCTCGTTCGTCCTCTGGCCTTCGCTCTCGACGCGGAGAGAGCGCACCGCCTGACGATCGCGGCGCTCAGGAGCGCCCCTAAGCAGAAGGCGCCGCGGTTTCTCCCGTCGCTGCGCTCGACCGTGGCAGGGATCGAATTTCCCTCACCAGTCGGCCTCGCTGCAGGCTTCGACAAGGACGCCGAGGTGCCGGAGCAGATGCTCGGGCTGGGCTTCGGCTTTGTCGAAGTCGGAACGCTGACGCCCAAGCCGCAGGCGGGCAATCCCAAGCCGCGTCTATTCCGTCTTGTGGAGGATCGCGCGGTCATCAACCGCATGGGCTTCAACAATGGCGGTCAAGCCGACGCGTTCAAGCGGCTAGAGAAGTGCACCCATGTCCACGGCGTCATCGGCGTGAACGTCGGCGCGAACAAGGATAGTCCGGACCGTATCGCCGACTATGCCGTCGGCGTGCGACGCATGTCGGCCGTGGCACGCTACGTCACGATCAACATCAGTTCGCCAAATACGCCTGGCCTTCGCGGGCTCCAGGATGAAGGCGCGTTGCGGGAACTCCTCGCGGCCGTCGAAGAGGTCCGAGCGGACAAGCCGATCTTCCTCAAGGTCGCGCCCGATCTCGAGGACGGGGATCCGCAGCGGATCGTGAAAGCCGCTCTCGATCATCACATCGATGCGCTCATTGTGGCCAACACGACCGTCTCTCGGCCGCAACTTCGGTCCCGCCACGCCGGCGAACAAGGCGGACTGTCCGGAGCGCCGCTGAAGTCCCTGGGCCTCGACGCTTTGCGCGCATTCCGCGCTGCGAGCGGTGGAGAAATCCCGCTGATTGGGGTGGGCGGCATTGAGACGGTCGACGATGCGTGGGAGCGGATTCGCGCGGGCGCCAGCCTCATCCAGCTGTACAGCGCGATGGTCTACGAAGGGCCCGGCCTCGCACTTCGCATCGCTGACGGCCTTGCGGAGCGGCTCGAGCGCGAGGGCATGAGCCACATTTCGGAGGCCGTGGGCTCGGCCGCTTAA
- a CDS encoding S8 family peptidase — translation MQNRFLATSGCAVVLALAVSACGGGGGGGVSPMPAPPAAPVPTPSPTPTPSPTPTPAPTPTPTPPPPGTNYDTTEYQRSNGAVTANAISAYNAGATGAGIKIGIIDTGINSSLAEFSGRIDSASRDVTGSGRALSDQDGHGTAVAGVAAAAKNDINTQGLAFNSTIVSLKADDPGSCADTAGDGCQFFDNAIATGVDAARLAGAKVINMSLGGSTPSNMLMQAIQRAVNAGIVIVISAGNDGDKPEGINPDPFALLPAQTFPGQVIIAGALSSGATSMASFSNKAGSGAAWYLAALGSSVRTIDNNGTATLWSGTSFSAPVISGAVALMAQAFPNLSARQIIDILFTTADDLGAAGTDATYGHGRLNLTKAFQPVGTASLAGTETAVAASDLPGAAGDGGPQKPSGFGAVILDGYSRAFAIDFAKTFHAAAQEKVLTRALQGGVKFAGASAGPVSVAMTVAERPDRKFGYSVERMGIGPEDARVSRLVAGSAVAQLDRKTAAAFGFHESAKTLERKLNGAEAGAFLIAKDVSGNPGFSADRGTSMSVRHSIGKFGFTLSGESGDVWTEVRSTASGSPYRWTSVAVDRRFGHNWTSVSMNRLEEKDSVLGGRMSAALGGGGSSSMFLDLEARRDLGSGVSAGLTARRGWTEFAGGKFATSAYGFDLTKLGVLNGRDQIGFRVSQPLRVESGGFNLLLPTSYDYFTQTASNSWTRYSLAPSGREVDTELSYSTALLGDNAWIDGNLFMRKDPGHIAGADADIGAALRFTLGF, via the coding sequence ATGCAAAATCGGTTTCTTGCAACCAGCGGTTGCGCGGTCGTGCTCGCGCTTGCGGTGAGCGCTTGTGGCGGTGGTGGTGGAGGCGGCGTCAGTCCAATGCCGGCGCCTCCGGCTGCGCCCGTGCCGACGCCGAGTCCGACGCCCACGCCGTCGCCCACGCCGACACCGGCTCCTACGCCGACCCCGACGCCTCCGCCGCCGGGGACGAACTACGACACGACCGAGTATCAGCGGTCGAACGGAGCGGTCACCGCGAACGCCATCTCGGCATACAATGCGGGGGCGACCGGCGCCGGCATCAAGATCGGAATCATCGATACGGGCATCAATTCGAGCCTTGCCGAGTTCTCCGGCCGCATCGACTCCGCGAGCCGTGATGTGACAGGTAGCGGGCGAGCGCTGTCGGACCAGGACGGCCACGGCACGGCCGTCGCCGGCGTCGCTGCTGCCGCCAAGAACGACATCAACACGCAGGGTCTGGCGTTCAACTCGACCATCGTTTCGCTCAAAGCAGACGATCCGGGAAGCTGCGCAGACACCGCCGGAGATGGGTGCCAGTTCTTCGACAATGCGATCGCCACCGGCGTGGATGCCGCGCGTCTGGCCGGCGCAAAGGTCATCAACATGTCGCTAGGCGGTTCGACGCCCAGCAACATGCTGATGCAGGCGATTCAGCGCGCGGTGAACGCGGGCATCGTCATCGTCATTTCGGCGGGTAACGACGGCGACAAGCCGGAAGGCATCAACCCTGACCCCTTTGCGTTGCTGCCCGCACAGACCTTCCCTGGTCAGGTCATCATCGCCGGCGCCCTGAGCTCGGGTGCGACCAGCATGGCCAGTTTCTCCAACAAGGCCGGATCGGGCGCAGCCTGGTACCTGGCGGCGCTCGGGTCGAGCGTGCGGACGATCGACAACAACGGAACGGCGACCTTGTGGTCCGGGACCAGCTTCTCTGCGCCTGTCATTTCCGGCGCGGTCGCCTTGATGGCGCAGGCCTTTCCGAATCTATCCGCGCGGCAGATCATCGACATCCTGTTCACGACGGCCGACGACCTCGGCGCTGCCGGGACGGACGCGACCTACGGCCACGGTCGGCTCAATCTCACGAAGGCATTCCAGCCGGTCGGCACGGCTTCGCTGGCGGGCACGGAAACGGCGGTCGCGGCTTCCGACCTGCCTGGCGCAGCTGGCGACGGCGGGCCGCAGAAGCCTAGCGGATTCGGTGCCGTCATCCTCGACGGTTACAGCCGGGCCTTCGCCATCGATTTCGCCAAGACCTTCCACGCGGCGGCTCAAGAAAAGGTCCTCACGCGCGCTCTGCAGGGCGGCGTGAAGTTTGCAGGCGCATCGGCTGGACCCGTCAGCGTCGCGATGACGGTGGCGGAGCGGCCGGACCGCAAGTTCGGCTATTCCGTCGAGCGAATGGGCATCGGCCCCGAAGATGCGCGCGTATCGCGCCTCGTAGCGGGTTCGGCGGTCGCCCAGCTCGACCGCAAGACCGCAGCCGCGTTCGGTTTCCATGAAAGCGCAAAGACGCTCGAGCGGAAGCTGAACGGCGCGGAAGCGGGCGCATTCCTCATCGCGAAGGACGTTTCCGGCAATCCCGGCTTCAGCGCCGATCGCGGCACCAGCATGTCTGTGCGCCACAGTATCGGGAAGTTCGGCTTCACGTTGTCCGGCGAAAGCGGCGACGTCTGGACGGAGGTCCGCAGCACCGCGAGCGGATCCCCGTACCGCTGGACGAGCGTGGCGGTCGACCGCCGCTTCGGACACAATTGGACATCCGTCAGCATGAACCGGCTCGAAGAGAAGGACAGCGTGCTTGGCGGGCGCATGAGCGCGGCACTCGGCGGTGGCGGATCCAGCAGCATGTTCCTCGACCTTGAAGCGCGGCGCGATCTGGGCAGCGGCGTCAGCGCCGGCCTGACCGCTCGCCGCGGCTGGACCGAATTCGCAGGAGGCAAGTTCGCGACGTCCGCTTACGGATTCGATCTCACCAAGCTCGGCGTGCTGAACGGCAGGGACCAGATCGGCTTCCGAGTGTCGCAGCCGCTGCGCGTGGAAAGCGGCGGGTTCAACCTGCTGCTGCCGACATCCTACGACTATTTCACGCAGACGGCGTCGAACAGCTGGACGCGCTACTCCCTGGCGCCGAGCGGGCGCGAGGTGGACACGGAGCTGAGCTATTCGACCGCGCTGTTGGGCGACAATGCGTGGATCGATGGCAACCTGTTCATGCGCAAGGACCCCGGGCACATCGCCGGTGCGGACGCCGACATCGGGGCCGCGCTGCGGTTCACGCTGGGCTTTTAG
- the sufC gene encoding Fe-S cluster assembly ATPase SufC: protein MLEISNLRANVADKPILNGISLSVPAGEVHAIMGPNGSGKSTLGYVLAGRPGYEVTDGSVTFDGQDLLALEPFERAAAGLFLGFQYPVEIPGVSSLQFLRESLNSQRRSRGEPELSGGEFIKLAREQASLLGMDVEMLKRPVNVGFSGGEKKRAEMVQMGIMNPKFAVLDETDSGLDIDALRAVGAGINRIMRSPDKGVLLITHYQRLLDYVTPDRVHVLYRGDIVRSGGPELALELEREGYAEAVA, encoded by the coding sequence ATGCTCGAGATTTCGAACCTTCGCGCGAACGTCGCCGACAAACCGATCCTGAACGGCATTTCGCTCAGCGTTCCGGCGGGTGAAGTGCATGCGATCATGGGGCCCAACGGGTCGGGCAAGTCGACGCTCGGCTACGTCCTCGCGGGCCGTCCCGGCTACGAGGTCACCGACGGAAGCGTGACGTTTGACGGGCAGGACCTGCTTGCGCTTGAGCCGTTCGAGCGCGCTGCTGCGGGCCTGTTTCTGGGCTTCCAGTATCCGGTAGAAATCCCCGGCGTTTCGTCGCTGCAGTTCCTCCGCGAAAGCCTGAATTCGCAGCGCCGCTCGCGTGGCGAGCCGGAGCTGTCCGGCGGAGAATTCATCAAGCTCGCACGCGAGCAGGCTTCACTTCTCGGCATGGACGTCGAGATGCTGAAGCGGCCGGTGAACGTCGGCTTCTCGGGCGGCGAGAAGAAGCGCGCCGAGATGGTCCAGATGGGCATCATGAATCCCAAGTTCGCGGTGTTGGACGAGACCGACAGCGGGCTCGACATCGACGCCCTTCGTGCGGTCGGCGCCGGCATCAACCGCATCATGCGCTCGCCGGACAAGGGTGTGCTCTTGATCACGCACTATCAGCGGCTGCTCGACTATGTGACGCCGGACAGGGTGCACGTCCTCTATCGCGGCGACATCGTGCGGAGCGGCGGGCCCGAGCTCGCGCTGGAGCTGGAGCGCGAAGGCTATGCGGAGGCGGTCGCGTGA
- the ggt gene encoding gamma-glutamyltransferase translates to MIQKLFAVLATASLSACAVTVQSTPQAAANPPVVTPAAELFVIAANPLAAQAGLNVLKRGGSAVDAAIAVQAMLSLVEPQSSGIGGGAFLHYFDARTGKLTVYDGREVAPAQAVSTMFLRADGTPLSFDEAVLSGRATGVPGAVKMLALAHDEHGRLAWSTLFADAERTARDGFRVSPRLAKLVRANYAENSAPDVLAYFRKTDGNFVDVGDLLKNPAYAEFLGRLARQGPTALYSGSTAARIVQRTRSGPLGGSMTLADLASYKPVKREPVCGPYRVYLLCAPPPPASGVGLVELMGLLQHTDIASRGPNDPQAWFLFAEASRIMYADRDRYVGDPGFVSVPVQGLLDPAYIDERAKLIGPTAGAPPTPGVPPGAKVAANDSTYEPTGTSHFIVRDADGDVVSMTTTVESIFGSGRMVDGFFLNNQMTDFAFSPVDAQGRPAANAVAPGKRPRSSMTPAILLTRDGKFAGAIGSAGGNAILAYVAKSLVAAVDWNMPMQNAIAAPNLVARGSAFQGEVTKFSPEVLEGLRQRGIDLKPGQGEDSGVHSVLIRNGRVDGGFDPRREGVVLTLP, encoded by the coding sequence ATGATCCAGAAGCTTTTCGCCGTGCTGGCCACCGCCAGTCTGTCGGCCTGTGCGGTCACCGTTCAGAGCACGCCGCAGGCCGCGGCGAATCCGCCCGTCGTTACTCCGGCCGCGGAGCTGTTCGTCATCGCCGCAAACCCGCTCGCGGCGCAGGCTGGACTCAACGTGTTGAAGCGCGGCGGAAGCGCGGTCGACGCCGCGATTGCGGTGCAGGCGATGCTGTCGCTTGTGGAACCGCAAAGCTCCGGCATCGGCGGCGGGGCGTTCCTGCACTACTTTGACGCGCGCACCGGAAAGCTGACGGTCTATGACGGGCGCGAAGTGGCTCCGGCGCAGGCGGTCTCCACCATGTTCCTGCGTGCCGACGGCACTCCGCTCAGCTTCGACGAAGCCGTGCTGTCCGGCCGCGCGACGGGCGTTCCAGGCGCGGTGAAGATGCTCGCTCTGGCGCATGACGAGCATGGGCGACTCGCGTGGAGCACGCTCTTCGCGGACGCGGAGCGGACGGCACGCGACGGCTTCCGCGTCAGCCCCCGTCTCGCGAAGCTGGTTCGCGCAAACTATGCCGAGAACAGCGCGCCGGATGTGCTTGCATACTTCAGGAAGACCGACGGCAATTTCGTCGACGTCGGCGACCTGCTGAAGAACCCGGCCTACGCCGAATTCCTCGGCCGCTTGGCGAGGCAGGGGCCCACAGCGCTCTATTCCGGATCCACAGCCGCCCGCATTGTTCAGCGGACGCGGTCCGGGCCCCTCGGCGGATCGATGACGCTCGCGGACCTGGCCAGCTACAAGCCGGTGAAGCGCGAACCTGTCTGCGGGCCATACCGCGTCTACCTCCTGTGCGCGCCGCCGCCGCCTGCGAGCGGCGTGGGCTTGGTCGAATTGATGGGACTGCTGCAGCACACCGACATTGCGTCCCGCGGCCCGAACGACCCGCAAGCCTGGTTCCTGTTCGCCGAGGCGAGCCGGATCATGTACGCGGACCGCGATCGCTATGTCGGCGATCCCGGCTTCGTCTCGGTCCCGGTTCAGGGCCTGCTCGATCCGGCCTACATCGACGAGCGCGCGAAGCTCATCGGCCCGACCGCCGGAGCGCCGCCCACTCCGGGTGTTCCGCCCGGCGCGAAGGTCGCCGCTAATGACAGCACCTACGAGCCGACGGGCACGTCGCACTTCATCGTCCGAGATGCCGATGGCGACGTCGTTTCGATGACCACGACCGTCGAGTCCATCTTCGGCTCGGGCCGCATGGTCGACGGCTTCTTCCTCAACAACCAGATGACCGACTTCGCCTTCAGCCCGGTGGATGCTCAGGGCCGTCCGGCGGCGAACGCCGTGGCTCCCGGCAAGCGGCCGCGGTCGTCAATGACTCCGGCGATTCTTCTGACGCGGGATGGCAAGTTCGCCGGTGCGATCGGATCGGCGGGCGGAAACGCCATTCTCGCCTATGTCGCCAAGTCGCTGGTCGCCGCGGTCGACTGGAACATGCCGATGCAGAACGCCATCGCGGCGCCGAACCTCGTCGCTCGCGGAAGCGCCTTCCAGGGCGAGGTGACCAAGTTCTCGCCGGAGGTCCTCGAAGGCCTGCGCCAGCGCGGCATCGACCTGAAGCCGGGGCAAGGCGAGGATTCCGGCGTGCATAGCGTGCTGATCCGTAACGGACGTGTCGACGGCGGATTCGACCCACGCCGCGAAGGTGTCGTCCTGACGCTGCCTTAA
- a CDS encoding SUF system Fe-S cluster assembly regulator — MRLTHLADYAVVIMTAAARREAGARLSASELAQETGVRLPTTQKLMGRLAAEGLLTSVRGATGGFALARPAEAITLADIVEAVEGPISLTMCATGENHDCALDAICHVKPHMGVVGNAIRGALGAVSLQALCAPASAGEELAR, encoded by the coding sequence ATGCGCCTGACCCATCTCGCCGATTATGCGGTCGTGATCATGACCGCCGCCGCCCGCCGCGAGGCCGGTGCGCGCCTCAGTGCGAGCGAGCTGGCGCAGGAGACCGGAGTACGCTTGCCGACCACCCAAAAGCTTATGGGCCGCTTGGCCGCGGAGGGCCTGCTGACCAGCGTCCGCGGCGCCACGGGCGGCTTCGCGCTCGCGCGTCCCGCAGAGGCGATCACCTTGGCCGATATCGTCGAAGCAGTAGAAGGACCGATCTCGTTGACGATGTGCGCCACGGGGGAGAACCACGACTGCGCACTCGACGCGATATGCCACGTCAAGCCGCACATGGGTGTCGTCGGTAATGCGATCCGGGGCGCGCTCGGGGCGGTCAGCCTGCAAGCTCTTTGCGCGCCAGCATCCGCCGGCGAGGAACTCGCGCGATGA
- a CDS encoding aminotransferase class V-fold PLP-dependent enzyme — protein sequence MTAPVRLSPNSALDVRAQFPAIENWHYLDSAATAQKPQAVIDAITNAYARDYATVHRGVYQRSSEMTGRYEAARAAAAGLIDGQSNEVVFTRGATEAINLVARSLPKEGRNRVLLSQLEHHSNIVPWQLAGYQVDAVPLTSDGRIDLDAAEQMLTEEHRIVAFAHVSNVLGSILDAKRAAEIAHSKGALLLLDGCQAVPRLPVDVAAIGADFYAFSGHKLYGPTGIGCLWGRYDLLNSLPPWQGGGSMIDRVTFAETTYLDAPMRFEAGTPHIVGTVGLHAAIDWAQGLTIDAIHAHECALVAETRAALSSIDGVTIYGPEDSAGIVSFNVDGVHPHDTATILDDVGVAVRAGHHCAQPLMGVLGVPATARASFAAHSDSSDIEALVRGIEQVKRIFG from the coding sequence GTGACCGCCCCCGTTCGCCTCTCGCCCAACAGCGCGCTGGACGTCCGTGCGCAGTTCCCGGCGATCGAGAACTGGCATTATCTCGACAGCGCGGCGACCGCGCAGAAGCCGCAGGCGGTGATCGACGCGATCACCAACGCTTATGCGCGCGATTACGCGACCGTGCACCGCGGCGTGTATCAGCGCTCCAGTGAGATGACCGGCCGCTACGAAGCGGCGCGTGCGGCGGCTGCGGGCCTCATCGACGGCCAGTCAAACGAGGTCGTCTTTACGCGCGGCGCGACCGAGGCGATCAACCTGGTTGCCCGCTCGCTGCCGAAGGAAGGCCGCAACCGCGTTCTGCTGTCGCAGCTCGAGCATCACAGCAACATCGTTCCGTGGCAGCTCGCCGGATATCAGGTCGACGCCGTTCCTCTGACCAGCGACGGCCGCATCGACCTCGATGCCGCAGAGCAGATGCTGACCGAAGAGCATCGCATCGTCGCCTTCGCCCATGTCTCGAACGTCCTCGGTTCGATTCTCGACGCGAAGCGTGCGGCAGAGATTGCGCATTCCAAAGGCGCCCTGCTGCTGCTCGACGGCTGCCAGGCGGTCCCGCGCCTGCCCGTCGACGTCGCGGCCATCGGTGCCGACTTCTACGCCTTCTCCGGCCACAAGCTGTACGGCCCGACCGGCATCGGCTGCCTGTGGGGCCGCTACGATCTGCTGAACTCGCTTCCGCCGTGGCAGGGCGGCGGGTCGATGATCGACCGGGTCACCTTCGCGGAGACGACCTATCTCGATGCGCCGATGCGCTTCGAGGCGGGCACGCCGCACATCGTCGGCACGGTAGGCCTCCACGCCGCAATCGACTGGGCCCAGGGCCTGACCATCGACGCCATCCACGCGCACGAATGCGCGCTCGTGGCCGAGACTCGTGCAGCTTTGTCGAGCATCGACGGCGTGACCATCTACGGCCCCGAAGACAGCGCCGGTATCGTCAGCTTCAACGTCGACGGGGTGCATCCGCACGACACGGCCACCATATTGGACGACGTGGGCGTCGCCGTCCGCGCCGGCCATCACTGCGCTCAGCCGCTGATGGGCGTTCTCGGCGTTCCGGCGACGGCCCGCGCGAGCTTCGCGGCGCACAGCGACAGCTCCGACATCGAGGCACTCGTGCGCGGGATCGAACAGGTGAAGCGGATCTTCGGATGA
- a CDS encoding SufD family Fe-S cluster assembly protein, which produces MTAPFPSRKQEDWRYADLDALRPVWDQLAEPLTFTVGAGESLEEVWLPSRDDVQVRRATIALGDGAKARLFVLNNSGIYGRTELEVSLEVDSDFELYVANIGSGSSTNELVTKVNHIGERGRSRQIVRSVLGDKAVGSYLGKVEVARGAQQTDGEQSVKAMLLDRGATANCKPELEIYADDVKCAHGASVGELDETQLFYAMSRGLDPASARALLLEGFVMGLWDHVTDDAQREAICTAARESLRRVSK; this is translated from the coding sequence ATGACCGCCCCCTTCCCCAGCCGCAAGCAGGAGGATTGGCGCTACGCCGACCTCGATGCGCTGAGGCCCGTCTGGGACCAGCTCGCCGAGCCGCTGACCTTCACGGTCGGCGCTGGCGAGAGCCTGGAAGAGGTGTGGCTGCCGAGCCGTGATGACGTGCAGGTTCGGCGCGCGACAATTGCGCTCGGCGATGGCGCGAAGGCACGTCTCTTCGTCCTGAACAATTCGGGCATCTACGGCCGCACGGAGCTGGAAGTCAGCCTGGAGGTCGATTCCGACTTCGAGCTTTACGTTGCCAACATCGGCTCAGGTAGTTCTACTAACGAGCTGGTTACAAAAGTTAACCACATCGGTGAACGGGGTCGTTCGCGACAGATCGTTCGTTCGGTCCTCGGCGACAAGGCAGTCGGCTCCTACCTCGGCAAGGTCGAGGTCGCGCGCGGCGCCCAGCAGACGGACGGCGAGCAGTCGGTGAAGGCCATGCTGCTAGATCGCGGCGCGACGGCGAACTGCAAGCCGGAGCTCGAAATCTACGCCGACGACGTGAAGTGCGCGCACGGCGCCAGCGTCGGCGAACTGGACGAGACCCAGCTTTTCTACGCCATGAGCCGCGGGCTCGACCCGGCGAGTGCCCGTGCGCTCCTGCTCGAAGGCTTTGTCATGGGCCTGTGGGATCACGTCACCGACGATGCCCAGCGCGAGGCCATCTGCACCGCGGCCCGTGAATCGCTTCGGAGGGTTTCCAAGTGA